From the Acipenser ruthenus chromosome 5, fAciRut3.2 maternal haplotype, whole genome shotgun sequence genome, the window gtaaaatgACTAATATTAGGGATCATATTTTTCAGTGTGCTTCTGTTCTCATGTGCAGACTAGACTAATGCCTTCTTTTATGGATCATTTTCCCTTGTTACAATACAATATCTGAATAAGTCAGTGATGCAGATTAACTCTTCCTCTTGTTTTTAGACCCAGTTCCAACGAAAATCCTCAAAGGCATTTTTAGTGATCTCTGTGACTTTATTTTAGAAATTATTAACATATCTTTTTCAACTGGAACAGCACCAACTGCTTTTAAAACTGCTGTGGttaagccattactcaaaaaaaaatctaatttagatCCTACAGTTTTGAGCAATTTTAGACCTATCTCCAATGTACCTTTTGTAGCTAAGATCTTGGAGGTAGTAGCCAATCAACTTAATATGTTTTTGATAACAATACAGTTCTTGGAAAGTAAATGActtattggtaaatgcagacTCTGGGTATATTTCCATTCTGGTTTTATTAGACTTAAGTGCATCATACCATTTGAATGGGTTGCACTAAACTGGTTTAAATCATATCTTACTAAGAGACAGGATTTTGTTTCCAGCATTAGAATTATCCACAGTTACCTGTGGCGTTCCCCAGGGTTCCATTCTTGGTCCCATATTATTTGCTTTACACATGCTATTGCTGGTAGTGTACATTTTcacagctatgctgatgacacacagctTTATATTTCTGTGAAACATGGGGATACCTCTGCGGTCTCCGATTTAATTGATTGTCTGAATGAtgtcaaaatgttttacagttaaACTCAGCTAAGAGAGAAGTTTTGATTTGGGGTTCTCTGTAACAACTATAATTCTCTAAAAACAGTATTGAGTAATTTAAATTCAAACCCAAAATCAAAGGCCTGAAATGTGGGATTCATATTTGATTCTGATTTATGTTTTGAGGCTCATATCTGTAATGTCATCCAAAGTGTCTTTTTATCACCTATAAAATATTGCTAAGATTAGGTCTTGTCTTTCATTGCCAGATTCTGAGAAGataattcatgcttttgtctcATCTAGACTCGATTACTGCTATGCTCTTTTTTGCTGGGTTGCCAGACCATGCCGTTTCACGGTTACcgcttgttcaaaatgcagcggCACGGgtgcttagtaaaaaaaaaaaaaagaagaaaagtgaCCACATAATTCCTGTGCTTGCTTCTCTATACTGGCTTCCAGTACGACATAAGAGTTGATTATACAATCCTACTTTTGACTTACAAAACACTTCACAGCCTGGCACCAATATGAACCTAGACTTGCTTTAAGGTTGGCCGATTCTTCTGTCCTTCCCAAAAATTAAGACAAAATGAAAAGGAGAAAGAGCTTTCAGTTAAGATGCTCCCACATTATGGAATAATCTACCATCTGACATtagagatgcagagtcacttcatattttaaatcaagattaaaaactcactttgtttatacaaaatgttaaaagcattcttctctttttatttctctgctaataataatgtttggcttttttttttggtgtttttatttattttactataacttTTTctagttcatgttttttttattgttttattgaaatttgtttttgtctttattgACTTGCAAAGGGCTTTGTGACACTGTTGTATGAAAGGCGATATATAAATAAACGTACTATTTGAGCTATAAAGATTTGtactatttatatttatatccAAGACAGTTCATGCATTTTGCGTGTTTTGAGTTTACAAGTACTAACAGCACCATCTTGTGGAGAAATTATGTTTTACACTGTTTAAAGGTGTATGTTTATCACAAGGGGCTGTTCATCCAAAAAAATACCTTGACTTGGGtaattttttattgtttgtgaaATCAATGTACACATATTAAAACTTGTTATTACAGATATAGATGtgttggtgttattattattattattattattattattattattattattattatttaaaaatgtttaaaaacatgtttaaattggCTTTTTAGAAGCGAGAATAAAAGGATAGTTTATAAAAACAAGATTGGACACTCGATTGAGTTATTCAGTTGCAGTCGAGTTGGAAAGAGCTTGTTAATGTTTCTCAATAGGATTCCTATAATTGATAGTatagagcagtggtactcaactctggtcctcaagatccaatccagtccaggtttttactccaagcaggttctaatgtagttaattgaagctgttgaGAGGCAATTAACTAAATTTAGGACCTGCATGTAATAAAGACCAGGAATGGAATGGATCTCGatggccagagttgagtaccactggtacAGAGGAACCAACTCTTTTGGACTCAAGGGTCACATATTACCTTGTTATTTTGTACGGTACAATGGAAAGAGACAGCAATGGTTGGTGAGATACAGTACATTACCTTTAATCAATTGCTCGGGTCTCGTCCCTGGTAGTGTCCACATAGCCTGAGCCAAATGCCCGAACACAGTGGCATCTACTGTGGAAAGTTTCGGTCCCATTATATATTTCTTATCACCTGAAggacaagagaacattcaaatgtgaaatcaaaccatgaaaaaaatggagacaaaaaaaaactcttaactATTTAAGGATAATGGGGATAAATAATGGGTAACACATCAGTCAAAAACTAACTTGTTCATAAAGTCATATCTTTGAGGAATACAGATGATTCctgaatttttttaaatattttaaatattaatatttaaattggTGACCCTTGGTatgctttaattattattattattattattattattattattattattattatacaaactaAATTTGAATTACCGAATAAGCGACTAATTCGCAATTGTATCGGTATAAGCAGATAGCAGTATTAGAAGGGAATTTAGCCAATGCACTCTATCGATGTACCAGCAGAGGGTGTAAAGAGCAAATTACTGAGACAAGAGCCTGATCAGATCATTAGGCAGTCCTTATCTTATAACTGCCGACACAGTGTTTCCAATCGATTATTGATCAAAGCCTCAGAGCAGCTAAGCAAGTCATTGTCTCAGTTGGAACGTTGTTGTTTTGTACTGCAGCCTGCAAAGTGCTTCTTGATTTTACTGTTATAAATTAAAGTGACAGGGAAgttggaaaaagaaaaaacaactccACAAACTGTATGAGGGTatgctaaaataaatgaatgcttTGTGTGTGTCCGTCTTAATCCTTCAAATCACTGAAGAAGTCTGTGTATATCTCAGGTTAAAATAAAGTCAAGTACATTTTTACCTTTAAAGTTCAGGAACCTGAACACTTATTATGCAAAATAAATGCAACTATGCTAGATATATGCATGATATACTACCACACCTAATAAAGCTGCTAATGTCCGCATGTCTTTTTCCATCAGCGCATAGATTTCCTCCTTGGAGAATCGCCCTATCCCATGTCCATACATCTCCCGCTTCACGATGCCCCTGGTGAGGTGACTGAGGATCCACTTGAGAAGATCACTGAGCGGGCCTGAGAGACAAAGCATCTTCTGGGTCTCCTGGAGATTGTCAACCCACTGGCAATAAGCAATAGTCCTGGAATTGACACAAATAAAAGAAAGCTAGATACCAGACTAGAGTTTCTGAATACAAATCCAGCCAGTGAGAGAGTACAAGTCCGCACAGCAGGGTTTAAGCCTGGATTAAATGATGGGGTCTTCACCACcaaatatttctgttttattgtcTTTCCTCAGCATGCTTGTTTAGCTGTGACTTTAAGCTCTTGTTAAGATCACACTGTAGTAACTTACTTCAATTCATCTAACAGTTATACAAATGTGTGAACCAAGGTAACGAAAATCTAACACTGAATGAGAGTCTCTACAGTACATTTCTGTCTGTAACAATATGTCAAATACCAGAGAGGGTTCTGTATAGTGATTTAAAGGTCAGCGGTATTGAATAGATTTTCTGAAATGCTTTGTTAACTTTTTTCCCACACACTGTAGCGGTCAGTGAAGAGTCAACCGATATTGTGAAGCACACTTGGAATCTCAAGTGGTTCAGCAGAGCTGTAAAGCTGCAGTTATGTTCTGCACCCGGAACAACATTGTAACATGCGCCAAGAAATTGATAGTGTTTAGATATTGCTAGGAAAACATACTGGCAGCAAAGTTCACAAAGTTTAGCTTCTCACACAGGCAGTTAGGTAAGATATAGAAGACAGGCACTTAAGAGTGTGAGTGAGACAAGCTACACGAATCCTCTCCTGACGACAGACTATGTCCATACCCGAACTATCTCCCAGGAAATTAGGTAACTTATCATTATTTGACTTCTGTTTAAAACTAGGTGCCACATTTGTTGTGTCTAACTGTAAATGTTTATGCTATCGATGTGTAACCTTTGAATATTGGAATAAATACATGGAAACTTACTAACATTGCAATTGGTAGTGTGTGCACTCAATTGCAGACATCACAATTTTCATCCAGTACCTAATTCCAAGAAACAGCAGTGACCTGGCCGTACTGTATGCACGTTCACACTGCAATAAGCACATACCTATGAAATATTGCTGACCAATTAGACTGTTGGAATCTGTTCTTATAAAAATGCATAGTTAATAACTTGCTTTGGGCTTTTCCTTTAACCTAGTACAATAGTAAAAGCAACAGTACTTAGAAGTACCACATTACTTAAGAAAGGTAGTACCACAATATATTGCTGCATGTTTAAATTGTACATTAGTAGTAGCATTGCAGTAATAGCTGTGCTAAGCAATGCCTTTTTTAAGGTTTAACAGCAATGATGGAGGTGCATTTTATGTGTATGGAAAAGCTTTTACGctgagctttttttaaatgttaatggaaagtattCTTGCTCCCAATGTATTCATAAGTGCACTGCAGTGTTTTTCAATATTGTTGTTTCATTTTAATGCGATATCCCAATAGTGCTGTGTGGGACACACACAGTGAAGCAGGAGGACCACAAGTGCAAAATGTGTAGTCTTGCATCACAGGCCTTCCAAAGGTACATTGTCGACAGATAAAACTGAAGACATGAACTAAACCATGGTAAATGGGACTATATTACTAATGAGGATGGGAAGCACTAGGAGGATAATGCTCCAAATcttacaaaacacattaaaataatgttCTGCTTTAAAAAGCTTGCGCGGGTCTAGAATATCACTGTTATTTTGCCTGCTGATTCTTCTTggtgtttagattcactttgcgtATCGTTGTTATGTTTTTATGTCATCACATACggctgactttttaaaactcagaagtttaaagcacccctctAAAACAGGTCTCTAAAAAGCATGTCTAACCTCCATGTACATCAGAGTGTAACCTTTAACCTGTCTCCTACAACACTCTGCACCTTGTGGATGCAACAAATACATGAGTAAGAAACATAGAACACATTTCTCACATCCATCGAGAGCAgagcgtgtgtgtctctgtttaaAAGCAAACCCCCACCATCTCTAAGACTGttaatatgttattgtattctttTGGGTATATTTCACCTCGGGATTGCTTGCTCCCCATTTTATATAGATCTCTGAGTCGATTGGTTGGCTGATTGGCCAATTAGCTGATTAAGGTCATCACGTCCTGGAAAGCAGGTAGAGGAGTGGAGTCTGGAGCTTGGACAGGAGCTTCAGTAGGTTGAGGGACAAAGAAGCCAAAGAATTGTTACTTTATTTCAACAGATACATTCTTCTTTTCTGGCCTAGGCTAAGGCAAGGTGTGCCTTATTGTTTGAAGATTTTAGTTTTTGTGCAATAAAAATGAGCTCTGACGCAAAACCGCACTGAATTCTTGTTTGTTAGATTTCTGTCTGTCCTTTCACAGTGTGcttttttaagttaaaaaaaacaaccaggaTGTATTCGAAGTCAAGGTCAtgagaaacaaaatgaaaagaagAACACACTAGTTAAGTGATATTTCACATAGAGAAAGCTAAGACCTGTCCTGCTAGAGCTACAGTATTTGatacttaaaacattttttcataGCTTCTCTTAGAGAAATACACTGTATGTCAACAGAGAACCTGCAACATAAGCAGCTGGTTGACTTCACATCATCTCCTAAAAGGACAGAAGCCATGTCAAATGTTCCTCTTAACTATTTGCTatgaaaaaaaagtacagtaaccGATCCATTGGTAACATTTTGAAGAACAGCAATGGGACACATGACCAATTCCGCATTTTCATTAAGATACCAGCTTGCATCTCAGATGAACTCAGCAGCATTTCATTTAATTGTCTTAGCTTTTCATTACTCTGATAATTAAGTAATCACCttacacacaaaagaaaatgaatcagTTTCCAATTTTACAGTGGCAGAAACTCTTAGAAGGTGAAGTGGACGTGACGTACAGTATGGATGGTCTGTCTGCATTCCTTTGAGGTCACAATGTATATGTTTGTTCTCTGGCATTAACTGATGCATGGCACTCTTTATTGTGTACCTGGCTGTTTGTATGTCAAGTTATACCCACATAAGATCACTTTAATGGATTAGTAAACTTGCCTTAGTGTAACTGCTGTACTGAATGCATCTGGCAAGCAGGAATAATACCATTGATACAGAGCAGACTTgaactatatataaatacagcagCAGCAAACAGCTGAAGACTTTGACCTTTACCTACTAACACAATTACTCAGAACAATACCGTAGATACCAACACTCAATCACAGCTCACCTACATTTGTGGAGCTAGAGGGGTATCAAGGGGTGTTATGACTATCTTCTGTATTCTTGTAAATGGGAAAGGGTGTAACTGGTTAtaactggttctaaaaccacaaactaaTGCTAAACGTGATGAGCTGTAACTTTAGGTAAGTGTCACAAAATGCCTACTAACACACCTGCTGTGGTGAAAGTAGTGGAGTTCCGCTCCCAATGGGCAGACGCTTGATAGGTATATTAGAACTTGTAACAGGTCTTTCAGGGCTCTGATTCCACCTGCTGAGACCTGTGAGTTTACTTGCAGTCCTGTTGCTGATGTGTTCTGTAATACTTTGCATTTGTTTGTTCCTGAATACAACTCTTTTGGTTGAACTTATATGAAGAGACTACCTGATTATTCTTTAGAAGAAAGCGAACCttacactgcccctagtggatgtaagaaatacatcagtcaGAAATACCTCAGAACCAActcactaggggcagagtgttgcagggggatatgttaatggttacactccggtgtaccagctgtacttagagagaagacatgtttgagtgCCCTATAGATGCCACAGGGATGCTTGAAACTtctatgttttaaaaagttaccatgtgatgactgaaacagaaaaggacaAACAAAGTCAATCTAAGCACGAAGAATACATGTATTTCATACCCAAACTAAGCTGCTCTTAATATTACATAACCTGAAACTAAACCtacatctagtgatctgccactttgcaAGTTTTCTTTAGTTCTGCTGTGTGCAGCTTACTAATATACCTATGGCAGAAAAATAGAActgaactcagtcaaagcaccttaacacaaacttatcaaaaaataataaacacagtagttCAATAATTTAAGCAAGGACCCCTTGTAAAGAAGACAATAAAAAGAgaggaaaattacattttaatctaCTTATTCTAAAATTATTTTCCCAAGGCTGCACAATATGGGTTAAAAAAAGACCTGAAAATACTGTCACCTTTAAGAAGTGAACAACAGCTAACTTGCTGGGTTTCTGGTGGCTAGAGTGGAGACATTTAAACTAGCTTTATTTCAGATTTGAGTTTTCACATGCATCTGTTCACAAGGACATGACTTGATATGCGAGACTTCCATTGCACtgttcatttacaaaacaaatgcacGGAAAGTAAATGTAGAACGAGGTACTCAAAAAGGTTAAGGAAACAGTACCGGACTCACCAATAAAAGTGCTCTTCAACCATTCTAGTCACTGTTCTGGACACCGCTTTCTCATGCGGGTTCAGGTTCTTGTTTAAGTTTACTCCGAGTTTATCTTCTAAAAAGTCAATAATGAATTCAGTGCCTGACACTTTCTCGTTGTTGTATTCAATCCACGGCATCTTCCCTTGGGGAGAAAGTTTGCCATCAAAATAATTCTGCAGGAAACACAATTGTAATCGGTCACAGTGAATCCTGCATACTACCAGGCTGTATGTCTACAACATGCACCTAACAAGCTGGAGGACTGGAGAGACTGCATGTCCTGCAGTATATAGTGGGAATCGTTACTACCCTCTGCACTTGCATAATATTTCCTTTTCTATTTGTTTATTATCCCATGGTGTGTGTTCTTAATCATCATTTATTGGCGTTTCTACACAATATTTGACAATATACCACTGGAGCTGGCTCTGAAGAAGCTTGAGCAAAGTGGGATTTCTGTAATGTATAAAAACGACCACTAGGGGGATTTCATTAGTAATAATTAGTTTATCGAGAGATTGTCCATTACAAATCTTTTAGGGGTAGAAATTACTAGTGGTCATTTTTTTACAGGCCGCATtgcagaaattccaccttgctcaggcttgctcagagacTGCCCCAAAATTCAAATAGACTGATGACTACTTAAATGCAGATCAATGATTTGAATCCCTGCAGAAAATATAACAAGTATTTTTGCAGTTAACCAGTGTTTTATACCCTGGGACTCTGGGCTTTTGTTTCAACCCTTTCTTaagttaaaaaatgcaatatttgtcCACATGTGGTCCCTATTCTAATACATGTTTCCTCAGTATCAGATCATGTTCTGGGTACTAGATTGGAGGTGGTGCATTATCCATAAAATGTCACCCTTAAGCATGTGTCAGTGATTTAAGCTGAAAACTGAAAAGGCAAAAGACAAGGCCAACTATTTATGGGTAATGACTGCTGCATAGGATATTATGCTATAAAGAGATCGAATATTTTTTGTGTatgaatacattttgtaaaaaggTTGTATATTTTGGGTTGGATCACTTaagctgcttgaaatgtatgtcCCTGGTTATAACGAGTTTCAAGAGTGTAAAGTACTGTATTATTAGCTTTAAGAGGACATCTACCTGTGTTCTAATGAGTGACCAAGCTACTCAGAACCTGATTGGCCAAGATTATCTGTgagttttaaaatatacagtatgcatataTTCAGTGGACCTTTGATTATCTGAAACACCCTCAGAGTGACTGCAGTATTATAATAAAGGACCAAAGTAATCAAATATCCTGGAAATGAATGAAGCCAGTACCTGGTAGGGTAAGTCCACCATTCGAAGGTATGTTTCCATCTTCAAGCAAAATGGTGATAAACTAGGAGCTCCATTCTTTGGCCTTGAGAATTGATGAAGAATAATTGCATCTTTTGAATCTACCTTCTGCTCCTTTCTGTAAAGCAATGTTTGTTGGGAAATGTTAATATCAAAGCTGTTAAAGAACGCGTGGCTTCAAAAACCAgtctgactgtttttttttttcttttacctttccctttttgtgaactTTCAAAGTGGTGTTCCGATATTGCATTTTAATAATTTCTCTCTATTCACTAAACAGCTTTCATTAAATTCACAACTGGCTGTGGACGACTAGATGTGTGTACTGACTGCCCAAGTGGTACAGGAATGTTCGAGATATACTATTTGGTACTTCCCTTGTGTTGTTAGAATGGAAACAGGAGTCCAGAGTTGAAGGGTTACGTGATTTTAGCCCCTAAAAAGTTTATTATATAAAAGTTAAATGATAATTAAAATGGTAATTTTCCAAAACTagtaaaaactatatatatatatattattattatttttgtttatttttttttttcaaagttattatTCCTGTTGGACTTTTTCAGTTTCAGATTttattgggggaggggggggggggggggggtatgcagTGAAAAACTTCaattttataatacacatttctaAGGCAGGAGCAAAAGACTGCATGGACACCCCCTCTGTCCCTCAAGGAAGTGAGGCCTGAACCTTGCAGGCACGGTGGCAAGCTACCTCAGCCCTCTGAGGGACACCATTGCCAAGGTAgcaacaaacacagacaaactGTGAATGCTCAGACTAGATACCAACAGAGGCTCTAATTAATTAAGTAGCCCACTTTCCTGAACCAAGCTCAGATTGAATTTCAGACAGATTATTTTGAAACTAAGTGGAATTTAAAGACAGGGAACAATGTTTTGTATTAATTTGCTATTTGACCTCTCAAGGCTTTCATCATATCAAGATTATACAATCAAATTCAGGTTCAAATGCAAAAAGTCTGTGTATTAAAAAATGCAGTGTATCTGTCCTAAGTTCATACAACACTATATTAACAACAGGAAGGTCACTATCAATTCCAAGGTGATACCCTTACACAAGCTTTGTTAGTCCCAGTAACAGAATACAGGTCCATTCAATACTATAGATGTGGTACTGATTAAAACAGAGCCCACAGCTCTTATAATGAAATTAGCCTGACTTATAACATTTGTGTTTGAGTTTTGTTTTGCTCATATTTTTGGAGAGGTAGATGTGTGTGAAATACATCTTCCATAAAGTGtacagttaggtttttttttggtttgtttgtttaatggaattgatttgaataaaattgtgaattaaaatgcaaataacctacATTTTCAACACAGTTTGTTTATGGAAACTGAGTATTATAGAAAATCTCTCTGAACCACTGTGTGCCAAATCACACTGGTGTCCAGCTCAAGGAAGTGCATTGGCTTTGGTAACTCAGTGTGGATAAGGAATAAACTGCAATAGGAAAAGTACACATTTCAGTACTGCTGAAATATAATCACAAtgctaatacattttttaaaatgtatcatcATGATCCCACTGTACTAAATCTAATCTAAATCAACACCTCTGCCACGTGTATAGGTGGCCTGAAAGGAGTGTATTTAAATACATTCCTTGCCTTTATTGTACAAACAGCTTTATCACAGCTTTCCCATGTTCTTCTGGTAGGTTCTACTCTACCCTTCACTttgatatgcagatatttcaaagacaacacaaCAGAAGTGGAACATGCTGTTGCTTCCTGTTacaaaatcacttcctgtgctgtaggtcagttTCACTCCAGTGGTCTGCTATTAGCCCAACTGAACAGGCAGTGACTAAATACCAGAAATTGTATGTCTATTTACGCAAGAATAATTCAGCATGTCCTGAATTAAAGTATAAAAGACAAGCGAAGAACCAAAGGATCTTCAACACAAGGGGAACACTGATAATGCTGTTAATGCTAGAACCTTTAAatatgatgacgatgatgatgatgatgcctgtctgtgtatcatgtcagtttattattataattataattattattacttaacTTGTCAATAACACCACTCATAATGATTGTATTATATATGTGGCATTCTGTTTTGTAGCTTGTATAAGGACAATGTTGTTAGCAGGCCTTCAACCCTGGAAATGTAAACATACTGGGATATTTGTGCCACAGATTTGCAATACAAGAGTTATAGATGCAGACAccacatattttcttttttttttaaagtatttctgTCATACACACTCTTTCCATAGTTACAATAATATGGACttatatgatgttttttttttttttttcaaacaaagacATCCTTTAATTTCCTGTTGATTAGGCCAGTGCAGCCTCTATGAAGAAAACGGTATTTGTGTATTTACATCCTGATTTATGAAACTGCCAGGTATGCAGATGTAATATTGTTAatactgttttttctttctttttttcgttTATACTactaaatatactgtatgcaatGTTAATTTCGGTAGCTGTTATTAGCCGTTCCCTCCCTTATCTGTGCAGTGACCAGAGTTGTGTGTTTTGCTTACCTGATGGCAAGCAGCTCATGTAAAAGATAGGCAGCAGCGGCGAGCAGGGCACCCCCGGTCAAATACAGGGTTTTCTTCCACCAAGAATCCGACCCCAGCCCCGACATGATCCCGCTGTAGTCCTGCAGAGGGAAAGTGACGATGTAACCATAAAAGGAATAGTGGTCATCAGAGCTACAGAGCCCGAAGGAAAAGCTTTGATTCCAGCTCAGATCAACCACACAAGATCGGGGCGAAGCAAAACCAACACCCCAGTACATTCTTTGTCTGATTCGCCACCTGGTACCAGTTTTGGTTTTTTTAGCCTTCATTAAAATGGTTGCATTAGTGTTAATGCATCGAGATGAGTAGTTTCATATGTAACATACGAAAAGGGAGCATTTTCCTTGCTTCGGGTCTCTGCGCCGGGAACAGCATCCTTCCGCAGCCGTTCTCCTCCTGCTGCTTTGTCTATTCCAATGGAAACCAGTGATGTCATTGCGTGTTATTGATTCTGTACGCACTACTAGAGCAACAACATAGAACACTCCCTCTAGCTAAAAAAACAGTGGGAACGAAAGCAAAACGATGTAGACTATGGATGTTAGACAAGTCAGGGTTTATTCATAGCTATTTtgaatatttattcatttatatttttttcttaggtttgttttacagtattgaaattgttcgcttgtattattgctattaataataataataataataataataataataataataataataataataataatgtgtatgcatgtattcaataattttattCACTAAAGATCAGCATGTAACGTGCCACTGAATTGTTATATACCGGTAAACTACAAACCaagtttttttaaacagatacagTGTATGTATACATGTATCTTTTCTTATTACTATGTGTTGGGGTATTCGGAGGCATTTGTTCTAATTAAAGCCCTACAAAGCCTATACTGCACCTTCCTTTTTCATTAGAAATGAAAGGAGCTATTGCAGAGTCCCCCTTTTAAGAT encodes:
- the LOC117402443 gene encoding failed axon connections homolog isoform X2, which encodes MSGLGSDSWWKKTLYLTGGALLAAAAYLLHELLAIRKEQKVDSKDAIILHQFSRPKNGAPSLSPFCLKMETYLRMVDLPYQNYFDGKLSPQGKMPWIEYNNEKVSGTEFIIDFLEDKLGVNLNKNLNPHEKAVSRTVTRMVEEHFYWTIAYCQWVDNLQETQKMLCLSGPLSDLLKWILSHLTRGIVKREMYGHGIGRFSKEEIYALMEKDMRTLAALLGDKKYIMGPKLSTVDATVFGHLAQAMWTLPGTRPEQLIKGELINLAMYCERIRRKFWPEWCDYGDLLYDYEETSEDSVTPTQLHGYGLYSRTETFDEEVTENSFSCSQTPDTDYTGHELFDSDVDMEESDQEQYKTESFK
- the LOC117402443 gene encoding failed axon connections homolog isoform X1, whose translation is MKAKKTKTGTRWRIRQRMYWGVGFASPRSCVVDLSWNQSFSFGLCSSDDHYSFYGYIVTFPLQDYSGIMSGLGSDSWWKKTLYLTGGALLAAAAYLLHELLAIRKEQKVDSKDAIILHQFSRPKNGAPSLSPFCLKMETYLRMVDLPYQNYFDGKLSPQGKMPWIEYNNEKVSGTEFIIDFLEDKLGVNLNKNLNPHEKAVSRTVTRMVEEHFYWTIAYCQWVDNLQETQKMLCLSGPLSDLLKWILSHLTRGIVKREMYGHGIGRFSKEEIYALMEKDMRTLAALLGDKKYIMGPKLSTVDATVFGHLAQAMWTLPGTRPEQLIKGELINLAMYCERIRRKFWPEWCDYGDLLYDYEETSEDSVTPTQLHGYGLYSRTETFDEEVTENSFSCSQTPDTDYTGHELFDSDVDMEESDQEQYKTESFK